The following coding sequences are from one Nilaparvata lugens isolate BPH chromosome 4, ASM1435652v1, whole genome shotgun sequence window:
- the LOC111043453 gene encoding calcineurin B homologous protein 1, with product MGNKSSLLLQEEEIAQIQDETGFTPNQIERLYSRFTSLDRSDCGTLSREDFLRIPELAINPLGERIVNAFFNDGSGNDRVNFRQFMQVLARFRPIKKSKDNTLNSREQKLKFAFKMYDLDNDDMISRDELLAVLHMMVGANISEEQLTSIAERTILEADQNGDQTISFEEFCKALDRTDVEQKMSIRFLS from the exons ATGGGAAACAAATCATCATTGCTCTTACAAGAGGAAGAAATTGCTCAGATTCAGGATGAAACTGGTT TCACACCGAACCAAATCGAACGACTCTACAGTCGGTTCACCAGTCTCGATCGCAGCGACTGTGGCACCCTGAGCCGAGAGGACTTTCTTCGCATACCTGAACTGGCGATCAACCCATTGGGCGAGCGAATCGTCAATGCATTCTTCAATGACGGATCGGGCAACGATCGAGTCAACTTCAGGCAATTCATGCAAGTCTTGGCTCGCTTCCGACCCATCAAGAAGTCCAAGGATAACACTCTCAATTCTCGGGAGCAGAAACTCAAAT TTGCCTTCAAGATGTATGATTTGGATAATGATGACATGATTTCAAGAGATGAACTACTGGCTGTTCTCCATATGATGGTTGGAGCAAATATCAG TGAAGAACAGTTGACATCAATTGCAGAGCGCACGATACTCGAAGCAGACCAGAACGGAGACCAAAcgatttcttttgaagaattCTGCAAAGCTTTGGATAGGACAGACGTCGAACAGAAAATGTCTATAAGATTTCTCTCTTAA
- the LOC120350782 gene encoding uncharacterized protein LOC120350782 isoform X2, producing MATFRSPGELSDWRMIDLSHDEVMKALAQPLHKPSIDKVCHLTCMVITDYDEALNGFSKVISTVEFASIADQLHNTYGPLHDDKYTELNPHSNQLEPISSTSSTTHERKPEMMYEKLELSSPSNQFLEPIPSTSSTKHVKPPEMLHKELDLNHGEVSNTTENLSSEIELLGRFNEHIFSSIDTTQYENFRDFCLMYLGKALEVKPQKLTNLSLSGNSVTSELLIEFLKYLPKSEICSLDLPKVVEKIPSHSSDNSDDVDFSDDDDDDDDDDYYYYDDDDDDDDCGGPRIPWLKHFIATSAAEEEDDDGDNDNDDDDANHSDNNNRGCLNTMYKLCCGCRRRNTTNYTSSEIGHNNETKHDEEVHENWLQYLATILKDTKIKSLNFNNNVINLEMLSCSLVDTEISYLGLRSCEIKDNGLKCLASVLNDTELTSIDLSNTALDCERLKMLVNGLVGTTITSLNLSSNKIGVEGLKYLGGVLKNTAITTIDLSGNMLSHECIEVFAPYLVGSNITSLNLRSNQIGDDGVKCLAHALTNKETNIESIDLGSNDLFDLQTLAICLLNTRITSLSLSGNYRFISNSPNAFEDFCKQLTNITSIDLSKCNLRCNHLKLLSSGLADSNNTSLKSLNLSQNGIEVDGISSLVDILKKHRIAYLDISNNFGEQVGLCSKLLACLNQTNVESLKLEGNMMDFKSLGDGLVGSSLTSIHLGDCTHRFSSYQKCAHSFASLKLNSNITSLTLDCSGCHKDTDFEELVSVLEYTSITSLSLRKFPSQCNRLTNLLLHLPDTKITSLILNGSTICGNIFYLASVLQFTSITSLDLSDCAIFEGNHISEVQNKIDSNNDSLILRNRDLCFFSVCYLARQLCRTKFNKLNLSGNKMAYNALKYLSQGLLGSQIVELDLSSTRVDCCGVYYLAQVLRHTWISSLNLSHNEIACKGIKYLADALVGCQMKSLDLSQNRIKDEGIQHLAQHFSNTGISEINLRRNGIEIQTAYQFFNSVKQRNMNQMRKNVTKVHFSRYMLGYMGLYKYSDCIVEICKPFNRDDVNCLIKDTYGKLGITKLLLKGENFAHYLGTLDNISITEYEHRFSRRPRFVLDDDCPIVDIPPILLNSNIAVLSLNYLNYRISLMAQNESILKVKVISLKLVRTVEDHYKKHFYRSPENNCNIDIRYFKALISSNIFYLDLSNTYTTCYDIEVLAEFLKDTNIISLNLSNNSLEARSVEFLANVLPLTRIIYIDLNGNTINYSGYEYFLKAAPKSSVCWLSLANNNIEGGLQENIELSPFIVPRADTPIEFQIRYLFIELVSLNSTGEQFEFIVPRDESVMTISHYPHLLKHLPHYKIHIYDYFYMLTMRHDIHMLNKVNSFVEDMKHKFNTFIESKMMQLGERFGYDCFVILVRECDRLDLSEFVDLLLLHRSLYYVDDEQNFLHPYIYKMLHEYKLPLYNADIEPNKRQQIIFYFEQHSGFDCAREIINLLSELQV from the exons ATGGCCACTTTCAGAAGTCCAGGTGAGCTGTCCGATTGGAGAATGATTGACTTGAGCCATGATGAGGTCATGAAGGCTCTGGCGCAACCTCTTCATAAACCTTCTATCGACAAAGTCTGTCATCTGACTTGTATGGTC ATCACTGATTATGATGAAGCTTTGAACGGATTTTCCAAAGTAATAAGTACAGTAGAGTTTGCCTCAATAGCAGACCAATTGCACAATACTTATGGCCCACTACATGATGACAAATACACCGAATTAAATCCCCACTCCAATCAATTGGAGCCCATCTCTTCGACATCATCAACTACACATGAAAGAAAACCAGAAATGATGTATGAAAAACTGGAATTATCATCTCCCTCCAATCAATTCTTGGAACCCATCCCTTCGACATCATCAACTAAGCATGTAAAACCCCCAGAAATGTTGCATAAAGAACTGGATTTGAATCATGGGGAGGTTTCAAACACTACAGAGAATTTGAGTTCTGAAATAGAATTGCTAGGTAGATTCAATGAACACATTTTCTCGAGCATTGATACTACTCAATATGAAAATTTTCGAGACTTTTGTTTGATGTATTTAGGAAAAGCTCTCGAAGTGAAACCCCAGAAGTTGACCAATCTTTCCCTCAGTGGAAATTCAGTTACAagcgaattgctcattgaatttttaaaatacttGCCAAAATCTGAAATTTGTTCTCTTGATTTACCAAaagtagttgaaaaaatacCTTCTCACTCGAGTGATAATTCAGATGATGTAGATTTttcagatgatgatgatgatgatgatgatgatgattattattattacgatgacgatgatgatgatgatgattgtggAGGTCCTCGAATACCTTGGTTAAAACATTTTATTGCTACTTCTGctgctgaagaagaagatgatgatggtgataatgataatgatgatgatgatgctaatcatagtgataataataatagagggTGTCTTAATACAATGTATAAATTGTGCTGCGGTTGTAGGAGGAGGAATACAACTAATTATACATCATCTGAAATTGGTCATAATAATGAAACTAAACATGATGAGGAAGTTCATGAAAATTGGTTACAATATCTTGCAACAATATTGAAAGACACCAAAATAAAATctctaaattttaataataatgtcatCAACTTGGAAATGCTTTCTTGTTCACTGGTTGATACAGAAATATCCTATCTTGGTTTAAGATCATGTGAAATAAAAGATAATGGCTTAAAATGTTTGGCAAGTGTTTTGAATGATACAGAACTCACCTCCATAGACTTGAGTAACACTGCATTGGACTGTGAGAGATTGAAGATGCTTGTAAACGGTTTGGTAGGGACAACTATTACATCTCTGAACCTAAGTTCAAATAAAATAGGTGTTGAGGGACTAAAATATTTGGGTGGTGTTTTGAAAAACACAGCAATCACAACCATTGATCTCAGTGGAAATATGTTGAGTCATGAATGCATAGAAGTATTTGCACCTTATCTTGTGGGTTCAAATATTACTTCTCTAAATTTGAGGAGCAATCAGATAGGCGATGATGGTGTGAAATGCCTAGCACATGCTTTGACGAATAAGGAAACAAATATAGAATCAATAGATTTGGGATCAAATGATCTGTTTGATTTGCAAACATTGgcaatttgtttgttgaatacGAGGATCACATCTCTCAGTTTGAGTGGAAATTatcgatttatttcaaatagccCAAATGCCTTTGAAGATTTTTGTAAGCAATTGACGAATATCACCTCAATTGACCTCAGCAAATGTAATTTGCGTTGCAATCATTTGAAACTGTTGTCATCAGGCTTAGCTGACTCAAACAATACGTCACTCAAGTCACTCAATCTAAGCCAGAATGGAATAGAAGTTGATGGTATTAGTTCTCTGGTTGATATCTTGAAGAAACATAGAATTGCTTACCTGGATATCAGTAATAACTTCGGTGAGCAAGTAGGCCTATGTTCAAAACTATTAGCATGTTTAAATCAAACCAATGTGGAATCTCTAAAATTAGAGGGAAATATGATGGATTTCAAGAGTTTAGGAGATGGTTTAGTAGGATCTAGCCTTACTTCAATTCATCTTGGAGACTGCACTCACCGATTCAGTTCATATCAGAAATGTGCTCATTCCTTTGcaagtttaaaattgaattcaaacatCACTTCACTGACTTTAGATTGCAGTGGTTGTCATAAAGACACTGATTTTGAAGAACTGGTTTCTGTTCTTGAATATACATCGATCACTTCACTCAGCCTGAGAAAGTTTCCTTCACAATGCAATAGGTTGACAAATCTGTTATTGCACCTGCCTGATACGAAAATCACATCACTCATTCTCAATGGAAGCACAATTTgcggtaatatattttatttggcaTCTGTTCTACAATTTACTAGCATCACCTCTCTCGACCTAAGTGATTGTGCCATTTTTGAAGGAAATCATATTAGTGAAGTTCAAAACAAGATTGACTCAAACAATGACTCACTTATTCTGAGAAATAGAGATTTGTGCTTTTTCAGTGTTTGTTACTTGGCACGTCAACTATGTCGAACAAAATTCAATAAGCTCAACCTATCTGGTAATAAAATGGCATACAATGCTTTGAAATATCTCTCTCAGGGACTGTTGGGCTCACAAATTGTTGAACTTGATTTGAGTTCCACCAGAGTAGATTGTTGTGGCGTCTACTATCTAGCTCAAGTGCTTAGACACACTTGGATATCATCACTGAATCTATCACACAATGAAATTGCCTGTAAGGGTATCAAGTATTTGGCAGATGCTCTTGTCGGCTGTCAAATGAAATCACTCGATTTGAGTCAAAATCGTATTAAAGATGAAGGTATCCAACATTTGgctcaacatttttcaaatactggCATTTCTGAAATAAATTTGCGTAGAAATGGAATTGAAATCCAAACAGCATATCAGTTTTTCAACAGTGTGAAACAAAGAAACATGAATCAAATGAGAAAGAATGTGACAAAGGTTCATTTTAGCAGATATATGCTTGGCTATATGGGTTTGTATAAATACTCAGATTGCATTGTTGAAATTTGTAAACCATTCAACAGAGATGATGTTAATTGTCTAATTAAGGATACCTATGGAAAACTGGGTATAACAAAATTGCTTTTGAAGGGCGAAAACTTTGCACATTATTTGGGAACATTAGACAACATTAGCATCACAGAATATGAACACCGCTTCAGCAGAAGACCTAGGTTTGTCCTTGATGATGATTGTCCAATAGTTGACATACCTCCCATACTTTTGAATAGCAATATTGCTGTACTTAGtctgaattatttgaattatcgAATAAGTCTGATGGCacaaaatgaatcaattttgaaagtaAAAGTCATTTCACTAAAATTGGTAAGAACAGTCGAAGACCAttacaaaaaacatttttacagATCGCCAGAAAATAACTGCAACATTGATATCCGCTATTTTAAAGCACTGATTAGCAGCAATATTTTTTACCTGGATTTGAGTAATACCTATACAACCTGTTATGATATTGAGGTATTGGCCGAATTTTTGAAGGATACCAACATAATTTCTCTGAATTTGAGCAATAATAGTTTGGAAGCAAGAAGTGTTGAGTTTTTAGCCAACGTTCTTCCCCTAACTCGAATCATTTACATAGATTTGAACGGAAATACAATTAACTATTCAGGTTATGAATATTTTCTAAAAGCAGCTCCCAAATCGAGTGTTTGTTGGCTATCACTtgcaaacaataatattgaaggaGGATTGCAAGAAAACATAGAATTATCACCTTTCATCGTGCCACGAGCCGATACACCAATCGAGTTCCAAATACGCTATTTGTTCATAGAGTTGGTCTCACTGAATTCAACCGGTGAACAATTTGAATTCATTGTTCCCCGCGATGAATCAGTCATGACCATCAGTCACTATCCACATCTACTCAAACATCTGCCACACTACAAAATCCACATCTATGACTATTTCTACATGCTGACCATGAGACACGACATTCACATGCTAAATAAAGTGAACTCTTTTGTAGAAGATATGAAACACAAATTCAACACGTTCATTGAAAGCAAAATGATGCAATTGGGAGAGAGATTCGGCTACGACTGTTTTGTGATTCTTGTAAGAGAATGCGATCGTTTAGACTTGTCAGAGTTTGTTGATTTGCTATTGCTGCATAGATCACTGTATTATGTGGATGATGAACAGAACTTCTTGCATCCGTACATCTACAAAATGTTGCATGAATATAAGTTGCCATTGTACAATGCAGACATCGAACCAAATAAGAGACAGCAGATAATATTTTACTTTGAGCAGCACTCAGGTTTTGATTGTGCTCGTGAGATTATTAATTTGCTTAGTGAATTACAAGTATAA
- the LOC120350782 gene encoding uncharacterized protein LOC120350782 isoform X1, with product MATFRSPGELSDWRMIDLSHDEVMKALAQPLHKPSIDKVCHLTCMVITDYDENITDYDENITDYDEALNGFSKVISTVEFASIADQLHNTYGPLHDDKYTELNPHSNQLEPISSTSSTTHERKPEMMYEKLELSSPSNQFLEPIPSTSSTKHVKPPEMLHKELDLNHGEVSNTTENLSSEIELLGRFNEHIFSSIDTTQYENFRDFCLMYLGKALEVKPQKLTNLSLSGNSVTSELLIEFLKYLPKSEICSLDLPKVVEKIPSHSSDNSDDVDFSDDDDDDDDDDYYYYDDDDDDDDCGGPRIPWLKHFIATSAAEEEDDDGDNDNDDDDANHSDNNNRGCLNTMYKLCCGCRRRNTTNYTSSEIGHNNETKHDEEVHENWLQYLATILKDTKIKSLNFNNNVINLEMLSCSLVDTEISYLGLRSCEIKDNGLKCLASVLNDTELTSIDLSNTALDCERLKMLVNGLVGTTITSLNLSSNKIGVEGLKYLGGVLKNTAITTIDLSGNMLSHECIEVFAPYLVGSNITSLNLRSNQIGDDGVKCLAHALTNKETNIESIDLGSNDLFDLQTLAICLLNTRITSLSLSGNYRFISNSPNAFEDFCKQLTNITSIDLSKCNLRCNHLKLLSSGLADSNNTSLKSLNLSQNGIEVDGISSLVDILKKHRIAYLDISNNFGEQVGLCSKLLACLNQTNVESLKLEGNMMDFKSLGDGLVGSSLTSIHLGDCTHRFSSYQKCAHSFASLKLNSNITSLTLDCSGCHKDTDFEELVSVLEYTSITSLSLRKFPSQCNRLTNLLLHLPDTKITSLILNGSTICGNIFYLASVLQFTSITSLDLSDCAIFEGNHISEVQNKIDSNNDSLILRNRDLCFFSVCYLARQLCRTKFNKLNLSGNKMAYNALKYLSQGLLGSQIVELDLSSTRVDCCGVYYLAQVLRHTWISSLNLSHNEIACKGIKYLADALVGCQMKSLDLSQNRIKDEGIQHLAQHFSNTGISEINLRRNGIEIQTAYQFFNSVKQRNMNQMRKNVTKVHFSRYMLGYMGLYKYSDCIVEICKPFNRDDVNCLIKDTYGKLGITKLLLKGENFAHYLGTLDNISITEYEHRFSRRPRFVLDDDCPIVDIPPILLNSNIAVLSLNYLNYRISLMAQNESILKVKVISLKLVRTVEDHYKKHFYRSPENNCNIDIRYFKALISSNIFYLDLSNTYTTCYDIEVLAEFLKDTNIISLNLSNNSLEARSVEFLANVLPLTRIIYIDLNGNTINYSGYEYFLKAAPKSSVCWLSLANNNIEGGLQENIELSPFIVPRADTPIEFQIRYLFIELVSLNSTGEQFEFIVPRDESVMTISHYPHLLKHLPHYKIHIYDYFYMLTMRHDIHMLNKVNSFVEDMKHKFNTFIESKMMQLGERFGYDCFVILVRECDRLDLSEFVDLLLLHRSLYYVDDEQNFLHPYIYKMLHEYKLPLYNADIEPNKRQQIIFYFEQHSGFDCAREIINLLSELQV from the coding sequence ATGGCCACTTTCAGAAGTCCAGGTGAGCTGTCCGATTGGAGAATGATTGACTTGAGCCATGATGAGGTCATGAAGGCTCTGGCGCAACCTCTTCATAAACCTTCTATCGACAAAGTCTGTCATCTGACTTGTATGGTCATCACTGATTATGATGAAAACATCACTGATTATGATGAAAACATCACTGATTATGATGAAGCTTTGAACGGATTTTCCAAAGTAATAAGTACAGTAGAGTTTGCCTCAATAGCAGACCAATTGCACAATACTTATGGCCCACTACATGATGACAAATACACCGAATTAAATCCCCACTCCAATCAATTGGAGCCCATCTCTTCGACATCATCAACTACACATGAAAGAAAACCAGAAATGATGTATGAAAAACTGGAATTATCATCTCCCTCCAATCAATTCTTGGAACCCATCCCTTCGACATCATCAACTAAGCATGTAAAACCCCCAGAAATGTTGCATAAAGAACTGGATTTGAATCATGGGGAGGTTTCAAACACTACAGAGAATTTGAGTTCTGAAATAGAATTGCTAGGTAGATTCAATGAACACATTTTCTCGAGCATTGATACTACTCAATATGAAAATTTTCGAGACTTTTGTTTGATGTATTTAGGAAAAGCTCTCGAAGTGAAACCCCAGAAGTTGACCAATCTTTCCCTCAGTGGAAATTCAGTTACAagcgaattgctcattgaatttttaaaatacttGCCAAAATCTGAAATTTGTTCTCTTGATTTACCAAaagtagttgaaaaaatacCTTCTCACTCGAGTGATAATTCAGATGATGTAGATTTttcagatgatgatgatgatgatgatgatgatgattattattattacgatgacgatgatgatgatgatgattgtggAGGTCCTCGAATACCTTGGTTAAAACATTTTATTGCTACTTCTGctgctgaagaagaagatgatgatggtgataatgataatgatgatgatgatgctaatcatagtgataataataatagagggTGTCTTAATACAATGTATAAATTGTGCTGCGGTTGTAGGAGGAGGAATACAACTAATTATACATCATCTGAAATTGGTCATAATAATGAAACTAAACATGATGAGGAAGTTCATGAAAATTGGTTACAATATCTTGCAACAATATTGAAAGACACCAAAATAAAATctctaaattttaataataatgtcatCAACTTGGAAATGCTTTCTTGTTCACTGGTTGATACAGAAATATCCTATCTTGGTTTAAGATCATGTGAAATAAAAGATAATGGCTTAAAATGTTTGGCAAGTGTTTTGAATGATACAGAACTCACCTCCATAGACTTGAGTAACACTGCATTGGACTGTGAGAGATTGAAGATGCTTGTAAACGGTTTGGTAGGGACAACTATTACATCTCTGAACCTAAGTTCAAATAAAATAGGTGTTGAGGGACTAAAATATTTGGGTGGTGTTTTGAAAAACACAGCAATCACAACCATTGATCTCAGTGGAAATATGTTGAGTCATGAATGCATAGAAGTATTTGCACCTTATCTTGTGGGTTCAAATATTACTTCTCTAAATTTGAGGAGCAATCAGATAGGCGATGATGGTGTGAAATGCCTAGCACATGCTTTGACGAATAAGGAAACAAATATAGAATCAATAGATTTGGGATCAAATGATCTGTTTGATTTGCAAACATTGgcaatttgtttgttgaatacGAGGATCACATCTCTCAGTTTGAGTGGAAATTatcgatttatttcaaatagccCAAATGCCTTTGAAGATTTTTGTAAGCAATTGACGAATATCACCTCAATTGACCTCAGCAAATGTAATTTGCGTTGCAATCATTTGAAACTGTTGTCATCAGGCTTAGCTGACTCAAACAATACGTCACTCAAGTCACTCAATCTAAGCCAGAATGGAATAGAAGTTGATGGTATTAGTTCTCTGGTTGATATCTTGAAGAAACATAGAATTGCTTACCTGGATATCAGTAATAACTTCGGTGAGCAAGTAGGCCTATGTTCAAAACTATTAGCATGTTTAAATCAAACCAATGTGGAATCTCTAAAATTAGAGGGAAATATGATGGATTTCAAGAGTTTAGGAGATGGTTTAGTAGGATCTAGCCTTACTTCAATTCATCTTGGAGACTGCACTCACCGATTCAGTTCATATCAGAAATGTGCTCATTCCTTTGcaagtttaaaattgaattcaaacatCACTTCACTGACTTTAGATTGCAGTGGTTGTCATAAAGACACTGATTTTGAAGAACTGGTTTCTGTTCTTGAATATACATCGATCACTTCACTCAGCCTGAGAAAGTTTCCTTCACAATGCAATAGGTTGACAAATCTGTTATTGCACCTGCCTGATACGAAAATCACATCACTCATTCTCAATGGAAGCACAATTTgcggtaatatattttatttggcaTCTGTTCTACAATTTACTAGCATCACCTCTCTCGACCTAAGTGATTGTGCCATTTTTGAAGGAAATCATATTAGTGAAGTTCAAAACAAGATTGACTCAAACAATGACTCACTTATTCTGAGAAATAGAGATTTGTGCTTTTTCAGTGTTTGTTACTTGGCACGTCAACTATGTCGAACAAAATTCAATAAGCTCAACCTATCTGGTAATAAAATGGCATACAATGCTTTGAAATATCTCTCTCAGGGACTGTTGGGCTCACAAATTGTTGAACTTGATTTGAGTTCCACCAGAGTAGATTGTTGTGGCGTCTACTATCTAGCTCAAGTGCTTAGACACACTTGGATATCATCACTGAATCTATCACACAATGAAATTGCCTGTAAGGGTATCAAGTATTTGGCAGATGCTCTTGTCGGCTGTCAAATGAAATCACTCGATTTGAGTCAAAATCGTATTAAAGATGAAGGTATCCAACATTTGgctcaacatttttcaaatactggCATTTCTGAAATAAATTTGCGTAGAAATGGAATTGAAATCCAAACAGCATATCAGTTTTTCAACAGTGTGAAACAAAGAAACATGAATCAAATGAGAAAGAATGTGACAAAGGTTCATTTTAGCAGATATATGCTTGGCTATATGGGTTTGTATAAATACTCAGATTGCATTGTTGAAATTTGTAAACCATTCAACAGAGATGATGTTAATTGTCTAATTAAGGATACCTATGGAAAACTGGGTATAACAAAATTGCTTTTGAAGGGCGAAAACTTTGCACATTATTTGGGAACATTAGACAACATTAGCATCACAGAATATGAACACCGCTTCAGCAGAAGACCTAGGTTTGTCCTTGATGATGATTGTCCAATAGTTGACATACCTCCCATACTTTTGAATAGCAATATTGCTGTACTTAGtctgaattatttgaattatcgAATAAGTCTGATGGCacaaaatgaatcaattttgaaagtaAAAGTCATTTCACTAAAATTGGTAAGAACAGTCGAAGACCAttacaaaaaacatttttacagATCGCCAGAAAATAACTGCAACATTGATATCCGCTATTTTAAAGCACTGATTAGCAGCAATATTTTTTACCTGGATTTGAGTAATACCTATACAACCTGTTATGATATTGAGGTATTGGCCGAATTTTTGAAGGATACCAACATAATTTCTCTGAATTTGAGCAATAATAGTTTGGAAGCAAGAAGTGTTGAGTTTTTAGCCAACGTTCTTCCCCTAACTCGAATCATTTACATAGATTTGAACGGAAATACAATTAACTATTCAGGTTATGAATATTTTCTAAAAGCAGCTCCCAAATCGAGTGTTTGTTGGCTATCACTtgcaaacaataatattgaaggaGGATTGCAAGAAAACATAGAATTATCACCTTTCATCGTGCCACGAGCCGATACACCAATCGAGTTCCAAATACGCTATTTGTTCATAGAGTTGGTCTCACTGAATTCAACCGGTGAACAATTTGAATTCATTGTTCCCCGCGATGAATCAGTCATGACCATCAGTCACTATCCACATCTACTCAAACATCTGCCACACTACAAAATCCACATCTATGACTATTTCTACATGCTGACCATGAGACACGACATTCACATGCTAAATAAAGTGAACTCTTTTGTAGAAGATATGAAACACAAATTCAACACGTTCATTGAAAGCAAAATGATGCAATTGGGAGAGAGATTCGGCTACGACTGTTTTGTGATTCTTGTAAGAGAATGCGATCGTTTAGACTTGTCAGAGTTTGTTGATTTGCTATTGCTGCATAGATCACTGTATTATGTGGATGATGAACAGAACTTCTTGCATCCGTACATCTACAAAATGTTGCATGAATATAAGTTGCCATTGTACAATGCAGACATCGAACCAAATAAGAGACAGCAGATAATATTTTACTTTGAGCAGCACTCAGGTTTTGATTGTGCTCGTGAGATTATTAATTTGCTTAGTGAATTACAAGTATAA